The Plasmodium relictum strain SGS1 genome assembly, chromosome: 4 region CGAGAAATAAGGGTATAcacctttatttttaaaaatactttcaatatatttttttttacataaaatttttagataTGAAAAAGTTAAATGTTTCTTAATGAAATACAAAGTTAATAATGATTaacataatgaaaaatttttttaacaaaaaataaaataattattaaaaacatGAAAAcgttaaaaataatattttcttaaaaaaataaagaccatttaaaaaaaaaaatgaaaattataaattacaaatatatagACTCATAAAAAggttaaatattaaatgaagtatataataaacattaattttttcttgttatcattaaaaataaaataaacaaaaaaaaattattagcattaattaaaaacaaattgaatatttttataaatattctttccttttcaatatatatatatatatataagatattttatattttttttgtggaaaaaaaaaaaaaaaatcatcatttaatgatattaaccaaaaaaaagatttaaattttcCTCTATATCTATAGCTTGAGTTTTATGCAGTAAATCAAGATACTCAGACCAAAAAAAGAAGGATTTTCTTTTGTGTTTATTTCTATGTAAAcatctttttaaaatatatcttattttttgaggtatacttttatttataactAATTCTGTATTATTATAACCGACATTCGCAATAATATCTAAAGGATGCTTTAAATCATTAAAAGGTATTTTTCTATGTAATAGTTCCCATAAAATCACAccaaaagaatatatatcaGCTTGCTGAGTATAACCTTCTCCTCTTAATACTTCTGGTGCTGTCCATTGATATGTGCCAACTATTCCTAGGAATTTTGGTTTTTGATAAGGATTTTGAACTGATAACCCGAAATcacaaatttttatttctcctGATAAGGAAAGTAATATATTGGATGATTTTAAATCACAATGTAATATTCCTTTATAATGCAAAAAGCACATAAAAGAAGTTATATCTTTAcacattttaattatatcatatatttttattttcactttATGCCTATGTAATATATCAAATATACTCCCACATCTTAAATATTCTAAAGCTATTCCTCTTGGATTTTTTATACCAcctaaaaataaagaaacaTTTGGATGCCTTAAGGTGGATAAAATTTGTAATTCTGAAAAAAACTCggaagtatattttttatctataaatatctttaaagctatattattaatcaaatattttatataaaaataatcattATTCGATAAAACGTTATCACCATAAAAACATCTATATACATTACTATATCCTCCTCTTccaattaaatttaaaaaatgtattttttttttttttagagtaAAATGATTATCAATTTTtgcatttaattttttacttctctttttatatttatatttttctcttaATCTTAACAAAAACTGAACTGCtaataatatatactttCTAATTATTTTGTCAAATATccccattttttttaataattttttctctaGATATTTTAAGCAGTATCCATcaatttgatttattataaatatttctaatatttttttaggtataccaataaaaaataaaaaaaaatttaattcaaatacACTCCAATATACACAATTTTGTGCACATGATAAACGCTTTCCTTTCTTTTCTTTCCTTAAAAAACGTGGGAGTAAATGTTGTAATTCTTTATACATatctttatcattttttaactttAGAGAAATATTATCTTCTGGCTTACTGCATTTATTATATGTTCCATTATCTTCTCCTTTCtctattatttctttattttgatttatattaaataaagaattattatcactagatataatattattataagtaAGAGTATTAGTATTAATACtatcattatatttattattatctttttctttctttttaatattatttggGGATTTTTTCTCGTTATTACTAGTGCTATCACATAAGATAATACTGCTACTACTACTACAACTTTCACTATTTCTAATATTACTGTTAGTGTTTATCATATGCCCACTATTAATTCTATtagtataatttttcttctcattattaatattaatgttATCATCACTACTAGTGTTACTACTAGAGCTACTATTAGTGGTATTATTATAtgcattattattatatatactttcggatttttttttactaagaatattctttttattattaactttAGAATTATTTACATCTACATAGTTAgttttattttgaaataaagcTATTTTATCACTATGTTGAAATAAATTAcctattttatctttttctatatttttatttttgtttgaaAGAAGATGATCACTAAGCCCATTTCCATTTTCAGTATTACTTAAAACAGTTTGTGTTTTTATCTTTTCTTTACTTAAAAACTTACTTTTTAATTCATCTTTTATTTCAGATTCtacttcttttatattatgttTATCATCACTATTTAATTCAATATTAATGGTTTTATCATTGAGgaattcttctttttctctttctttCTCTCTTGCCttgtacattttttttttttcattcttcAAGCCAAATCCTTTTATATCATTTGAAGgattatttaatttactGGTAGGTATATTTTCACTTACTTCAGTAAAAAATGAGTTATCAAAAGTGCCATCTTTATTAATCTTTTTGAAATTTtgacaaaaattatttatatgtttattAGTATTCATACTTTCATCGTAATCcttagaatatttttttataatattattattttttttatttgtaagcAGGTGGCATGCACcctttatttcattattaatttgctcaattatttttcctttttctatAGGTTCTTTACCTTTATTCAGTGAAATATTAtcaatgaattttttaattggttcattcataaaataattattatcattctttttataattattaatttctatttcatttttgtcttttaatatttcagaATTACTTTTacatgtttttttattttcataattaataaaattttgagtTCCATcataaatgtttttattgttttttttttttttttctttaatacgATTTAAAGGAATttcatttgattttttttttttttttttatttatatctcCAAAATAAACGcaatttctatatttataatcAAAAAATGATTCAACaaaatcttcatttttaatttttttcattgtatgtttaaaaaaattgctatagctaaaaatattatatctGTACCGGTTCTCAatgaacatatatatatcattttctttttttttattttcattccACTGattataattcatattttcttctctttttttattaaagttaaaaaaattattctcaCATTCTTCTTTGCAACTTTTTTTCTCATAATAATATTCAGAATTccatttttcatattttgaGTGCATATTATGaactaatgaaaataatacatctttatatattatttcatttcttaaaaatatacaattaTACATAGCATAAGTATTGTAATCAATTAATACACCATTTCCATAtttttctccttttttaaagtttccaatatatatatatctattttcATGAAGGCATATGTTTCCTTTTTCAAATTCTTCTTCACTATTTTCTTGTTCACTtgattttttacattttttatatttataattatgacTATATAAACAACATAGTAATTCTGAACCAAATAAATGTTTTTCGTCATTCTGAAATAATCCTTCATACTTATTtccattattattaattgcTATACCCcatccatttttttttttattttctaatctTCCTATATACACTcctttatttgtttttatataactattttcaatttttgtTCCTTTTCCCATATCatttttaacaaaattaaaaataaaacctattcatttaattttcataagttcattttattttaactatATACATATACAAATGTGCACacacataaatatatatgtatatattataaaaataaaaatatgactCTATATCCCCTTTACaatatctttaaaataaattaaaatctatatttctttttatatttttaaaaaatatttatatttgtaaaaaataattctctgcaattatttttgtataaattatatattcgagatatattttgtattaataattttcaatTGTTAATATTAATTGGTTCTTATATagtttttgttttgtttttttatatatttaatactCTATTAAACATTAAATATTTAggattttaattatttttaaaattaaaaaggaattaaaaaaaaaaaaaaaagtatttaaaatattgataaaaagttttgattatttaaagaaattaaattaattatttaattttatatcaaaaaaaaaaaaaaaaaaaaagattattaaatgtattatgtttaataaaaaataaagtgtaaatgaaaaatggtcttaaaattaataacgtgtatatattcgtttaacctaaataaaaaagttctATATCAAACAAAAGATGTAGTATTTAAAGCAGTTTCGTTGAAgtcataaaaaattataaagttaaaaatatttaatttataattgaaaatttcatatatatatattaaataaaaaaaaaattattaaaagttatttttaaaagtaataaaCTGGATAATTATTCTATtgccaatttttttttttttattattatgaaatatataatatacatGCTCATAAAtgttactttatttttttattttatttgatatatataatttggggagtttatatattttatttctttaatatacATTTAGACTTTTTGTAActttaatatatgtatatatatattaaaacttttaatatgaattttttagttatttATTGGTAAACAAATGATTTTCTTCTATGTTCTTGCATAGCATTCAAAGGAAAATTTCATATTCTATTCATGTGAACTATGAAAACTTGttatagaaaattttttatgt contains the following coding sequences:
- the TKL1 gene encoding tyrosine kinase-like protein, putative; the protein is MGKGTKIENSYIKTNKGVYIGRLENKKKNGWGIAINNNGNKYEGLFQNDEKHLFGSELLCCLYSHNYKYKKCKKSSEQENSEEEFEKGNICLHENRYIYIGNFKKGEKYGNGVLIDYNTYAMYNCIFLRNEIIYKDVLFSLVHNMHSKYEKWNSEYYYEKKSCKEECENNFFNFNKKREENMNYNQWNENKKKENDIYMFIENRYRYNIFSYSNFFKHTMKKIKNEDFVESFFDYKYRNCVYFGDINKKKKKKSNEIPLNRIKEKKKKNNKNIYDGTQNFINYENKKTCKSNSEILKDKNEIEINNYKKNDNNYFMNEPIKKFIDNISLNKGKEPIEKGKIIEQINNEIKGACHLLTNKKNNNIIKKYSKDYDESMNTNKHINNFCQNFKKINKDGTFDNSFFTEVSENIPTSKLNNPSNDIKGFGLKNEKKKMYKAREKEREKEEFLNDKTINIELNSDDKHNIKEVESEIKDELKSKFLSKEKIKTQTVLSNTENGNGLSDHLLSNKNKNIEKDKIGNLFQHSDKIALFQNKTNYVDVNNSKVNNKKNILSKKKSESIYNNNAYNNTTNSSSSSNTSSDDNININNEKKNYTNRINSGHMINTNSNIRNSESCSSSSSIILCDSTSNNEKKSPNNIKKKEKDNNKYNDSINTNTLTYNNIISSDNNSLFNINQNKEIIEKGEDNGTYNKCSKPEDNISLKLKNDKDMYKELQHLLPRFLRKEKKGKRLSCAQNCVYWSVFELNFFLFFIGIPKKILEIFIINQIDGYCLKYLEKKLLKKMGIFDKIIRKYILLAVQFLLRLREKYKYKKRSKKLNAKIDNHFTLKKKKIHFLNLIGRGGYSNVYRCFYGDNVLSNNDYFYIKYLINNIALKIFIDKKYTSEFFSELQILSTLRHPNVSLFLGGIKNPRGIALEYLRCGSIFDILHRHKVKIKIYDIIKMCKDITSFMCFLHYKGILHCDLKSSNILLSLSGEIKICDFGLSVQNPYQKPKFLGIVGTYQWTAPEVLRGEGYTQQADIYSFGVILWELLHRKIPFNDLKHPLDIIANVGYNNTELVINKSIPQKIRYILKRCLHRNKHKRKSFFFWSEYLDLLHKTQAIDIEENLNLFFG